The sequence below is a genomic window from Candidatus Zixiibacteriota bacterium.
ATGGAAGATCGATCCCGAATTCTTCGACTTCATCCTGGATGTCCTGATAGACCTAGTCGTTATGTTCCTGAACAAAGGACTGTGGAAGACAGAGATGAACGTAATTGCTGTGAGCCAACAGAGGCTGGAGGAAAGAGATGTGAGACATAAAAACGTCTTCCTGAAGACTACCTTAATCGACAACAAAGACAGTAATTCCTGAAGTGTACCTCATCTGCTTAAACAAGCAAGAAAGGTAAACAAACAACAAAAAACCCGGCTAGAAACCTGGGCTTAATTTTTCCGTGTTGTCATACTCAGGTGAAGAATGGACGCAAAATGCCGGGAACGAAACAAAAAACGGTAATGTATGTCCCTGATTTGATTGATGTTACGCACCAGCCGAATTACAGAACCAGTTTTGTGTTAACTATTAGGGTGAACAATGCCCTGGCCTACACCTGCAACAAGATTCACAACCGCGTGCCCAATTTTCTACGACGCGATGTTGGCATAGTAGGGCGAAGGCACCGTTGGGTACGCCCGGAACACATGCACGAAAACCGCCTCTGTCTTGTCACTTACGTCTTCAACTGAATAGATTTCCGGCAACCCGTTTTGGTCGCTATAGAGATAGTCGCGAATAGTCAGGTGAACTGCATCCCGGGTAGCCTCCTTATCGCGCCAATGATCAATCCGCAGTTTCTCCGCCTTAAGTGTTTTGAGCAAGTCCACGGCAACCTCTTTGATACGCTTGATATCGCCGGGAGTCAGATCAGGTTTTTTCAGCAAATCAAACACAGCAAGACTTTCCTCATCAAGTCCCTCACGCAGAGCACGGCTTTCTTCCTTATCCATCTCTTCCACAAAATTCAAGAGCGCTTCGAACGTTTTTTCGATGGTTACCCTATCTTTCTCGCGATTATATTCGGCCACAATTTCCTCGTAGTGTTTCTGGAAATCGGTGCGCAAGGGATTCTGCTGGAGCAGACGCTGCAGGCGTTTTTCGATGGCGGTCTTGAGATTCTGCACGGTGGTACGCTTGACCGGACTGCGTTCGAACTCCCGGCGCAGGCGGTCGAAGTCGATCCGGCTGATGTCGTAGGTGCCGGTACCGTTTGCTGGCGCCTCTTCCCTCACCTCAATGGCGTCATCCACTAACTGGTGCAGCTGGCGGATGATACAGGTGATATCTGCCTGCTCACGGTCCTGTTGCAGGCTTTTATAGACGATGTTGATGGCGTCGAAGTCGCCCCGGCAATCATTGATGCCTTCGATGGTGATGCAGGCTTTGAATTTCGAAAACACCGCCCGGCACATCACCTCAAAGCGTTTTCTCGTCTCGTCGTTTTCGTTCGCCGCCTCCTTGGCCGCAAGAATCGCCGCATTCCTGGCAAAACCCGTTTGCTTGATGATCTCATCCAGAGACGCGCTTCGTTCCTCCAGAAAAGACCGGACAAAGGTAATCGCTTCACGTAGATCGGCCAGCAATTCCTCCTCGGGCTTGGCCGGTTCAGCTTCGCTACCGGTGCCATCGCGACCGACATCACCCGTTCCAGCAAAGGTAGCCAGCGCCTTGCGCAGGTTTTTCAGGATGCCGCAGTAATCGACTATCATCCCGTTGTTCTTTCCCTCGTTGACCCGGTTCGCCCGGGCGATGGCCTGCATCAGCGTGTGCGCTTTGAGCGGCTTGTCGAGGTAGAGGGTTGAAAGACTCGGTACGTCAAAACCGGTCAACCACATGGCGCAGACGATGGCGATGCGAAACGGGTGTTCCTCGGCCTTGAACGCATCGTCCAGAGCCAGTTGTTGCATGTTCAGATACTGTGGCTGTTTCCGCATGGTCTCGGGAAGGTCAATGCCTTCCTTGATCAGGCGGCGGTGTGGGGTGATGTCCAGCCCCCATTTGCGGAACTTCTCGACCTCGCCCTGTTCCTCGCTGACCACGACCGCCATCTGCGTCTGGCGCATCCATTCAATCTGGCGACGCCGGTACTGTTCGTCCTGCTCATCCATTGCCTGGGGTAACTGCGATTCCAGCTCGTTGATTCTCTCGTTCCAATAGAATTCGATCAGTTTGTACATGCGGACGCAGGTAATTTTGTCAATGCAGACCAGCATCGCCTTGCCGGTTTCCCAGGCCGTGGAATAGTGGCGCACAAAATCACGGGCCACCTGGTCGAGGCGTTTCCCTGCTGTGATGATATGATAGTCGCGCTTGAGCTCCTGCTCCAGGCGCTGTTCCACATCAATATTGTTAGTCTCCAGCTCCTCCAGCTTCTCTGCGATCCGGTCGTTCAGGTCGCCGACCGCCACACCGAGCTTGTCACCGCGCGCATCGTAGTACAGTGGTACTGTGGCTTTATCTTCCACGGCACGCTGAAAATCGTAGGTGGAGACATAATCGCCGAATACCCGCCGGGTGATCTCGTCGTCCTTGAAGAGCGGCGTGCCGGTGAACCCAATGTAACTGGCATTCGGTAGGGCGTTACGCATGTTGAGTGCGAGTGTCCCGTACTGTGTACGGTGCGCCTCGTCAGTTATGACGATGAGGTCATCGCGTTGGGAGTAGGCCTCTCCTTCGCCAACT
It includes:
- a CDS encoding type I restriction endonuclease subunit R, which encodes MTPTPYTEDSLVQQTTAEYLEQKLGWESVFAYNNEDFGPGSLLGRKSDREVVLTRTLRAKIEELNPGLPASAYEDAVSHIVAVSVSQTMVTTNREKYELIKDGVQVIFRNVKGERMRQRLRIFDFNNPENNHFLCVRELWVRGDLYRRRADIVGFVNGLPLLFMELKNVSKDIRAAYERNFLDYKDTVPHLFNHNAFVVLANGVDAKLGSITSRFEHFHEWKRLAEDQPGAVAMETLLKGVCAKANFLDLVENFIVFDESVGESRKILARNHQFLGVNRAIEAVRDRKSRKGKLGVFWHTQGSGKSYSMVFFTRKVHRKLGGNFTFLILTDREDLDTQIYKTFAGCGLVDNDRDPCRAANGEHLAELLAQHKSHVFSLIQKFNHTVGEGEAYSQRDDLIVITDEAHRTQYGTLALNMRNALPNASYIGFTGTPLFKDDEITRRVFGDYVSTYDFQRAVEDKATVPLYYDARGDKLGVAVGDLNDRIAEKLEELETNNIDVEQRLEQELKRDYHIITAGKRLDQVARDFVRHYSTAWETGKAMLVCIDKITCVRMYKLIEFYWNERINELESQLPQAMDEQDEQYRRRQIEWMRQTQMAVVVSEEQGEVEKFRKWGLDITPHRRLIKEGIDLPETMRKQPQYLNMQQLALDDAFKAEEHPFRIAIVCAMWLTGFDVPSLSTLYLDKPLKAHTLMQAIARANRVNEGKNNGMIVDYCGILKNLRKALATFAGTGDVGRDGTGSEAEPAKPEEELLADLREAITFVRSFLEERSASLDEIIKQTGFARNAAILAAKEAANENDETRKRFEVMCRAVFSKFKACITIEGINDCRGDFDAINIVYKSLQQDREQADITCIIRQLHQLVDDAIEVREEAPANGTGTYDISRIDFDRLRREFERSPVKRTTVQNLKTAIEKRLQRLLQQNPLRTDFQKHYEEIVAEYNREKDRVTIEKTFEALLNFVEEMDKEESRALREGLDEESLAVFDLLKKPDLTPGDIKRIKEVAVDLLKTLKAEKLRIDHWRDKEATRDAVHLTIRDYLYSDQNGLPEIYSVEDVSDKTEAVFVHVFRAYPTVPSPYYANIAS